Genomic segment of candidate division KSB1 bacterium:
GGCCTGTCACGGGTTCGCGCCGGAGGAAGACGTCAGTGCTTGCGCGAACCTCGCCGTGGTCGCAAGGCGGGGGAGGGGGCGCTCTCGTACCGATAGACTTGTCCTCCCTCGTTCCTGGAGAAGACACTGAGCACTCTGTAATAAGCGAGCGTGTCAGCGGGATCCACCCGCAGCAGACAGCCGTTGTCCACGCAGTCGGTGACGACCTGGCCCAGGCTGTCGGGGTGATCGGTTCGCAGGACGCGGTAGTAGTGGGCAGAGGGGACACGGTTCCAACGTAGGCTTACGGTTACGCTGTCCCGGTAGGATGCGCTGAAGCCGCTGGGTGCGATGAGCAGATCAAGGCTCAGGTGAGCAGCCAGGATTGCGGCCCGCTTGTCAGGATAGCCGAAACGCCAGGCAGCCTGATCGGCGTAGTAGATGGCGACCAGGCGCCGGTCGGGAAGCTCGACGAGGGAAGGATAAGCAAGGTCGCCCGTACCGGCGTAGATGGGACGTTCCCGTTCCCAGCTTCTTCCTCCGTCGAAACTGAAGCTCAGGCTGACCCCTCGGGGAGAGAAATCCCGGTAGCCCAAGACGAGAAACCTGTCCTGGGTGAGCAACACGTCGGGAGCTTCGCCCTGGACGTCGATGAAAGTGGGCGGGGTCCAGCTTGCTCCCCAGTCGAACGAATAGCTTACGGCCATCCAGCGCTGGGCTCCCGCTGTGCGCATGACGCACAGGAGGGAACGATCCGGCAGGAGCACAAGCGCCGGCTCATTGTAGCCGACCCGTCCGGTGGAATCGCGGGCGATAAGGGCCACGCGGTTCCACGTCATGCCCTGGTCCTCGGAGATCAGGACAAACGCGGTATTGGCGCTGTCCCCGGCGAGGTCCCCGTACGCAGGAAGGAGGAGTCTCCCCGTGGGAAGAGCCAGGACGTTATCCGAGCAGGCGATCCAGCGGAACTGTGGGGCGTGGACCGGCAAGGGCTCGGACCACGTTTTCCCCGCATCGGCGGACCGCGCCAGGAACAGGGTCACGCGGCGTCCCTGGGGGGTTTCTTCGAGCGCAAAGAAGTTTAGGAGGACGATGCCCCCCGGAATTTCAGCCAGAGAGGCGTCGCGGTCGTCGAAGATCGTGTCCACGATGGTGTCGGGTCGGGTCCAGGTCCGGCCGTTGTCGCGGCTGCGGCTCAGGAGGATTGCCCCGTCCGGGCTCACGTGACGCGATCCCTCGCGGAAGGCGACCAGAAGGGTCCCGTCTCGCAGCCTTACAGCCCCAGGAAAGCCCAGGTGTTTGTCGGAGACATGGACGACGTACGTTCGGAGTTCACCTGGAGAGAGGGTATCAGCACGGCGACATCCAACCCCTAAGGCGACCCAGAACAGGATCACTGCAGTCACCGGAAGCGAACGATGTGGGTGCATTCGGTTCCCTCCGCTAAGGTTCCGGATTTGCTCCCGCAGCCGTGTGCCCGTCCTGTTTCTCATATTCCGGTGCAGTCGGAGTCCCCTTCAGAGGTCGGGAAATCCTCTGTGGAGCCCAATTGAGCGAGCGTAGCGAACGACCTCGCGATACTCGCTGAGGGAGATCGGCCGGGCGATTTCCGGGAATTGGAAGGCCTGATGGCAGGGACGATATTGGGCCATGATGT
This window contains:
- a CDS encoding glycoside hydrolase, with translation MHPHRSLPVTAVILFWVALGVGCRRADTLSPGELRTYVVHVSDKHLGFPGAVRLRDGTLLVAFREGSRHVSPDGAILLSRSRDNGRTWTRPDTIVDTIFDDRDASLAEIPGGIVLLNFFALEETPQGRRVTLFLARSADAGKTWSEPLPVHAPQFRWIACSDNVLALPTGRLLLPAYGDLAGDSANTAFVLISEDQGMTWNRVALIARDSTGRVGYNEPALVLLPDRSLLCVMRTAGAQRWMAVSYSFDWGASWTPPTFIDVQGEAPDVLLTQDRFLVLGYRDFSPRGVSLSFSFDGGRSWERERPIYAGTGDLAYPSLVELPDRRLVAIYYADQAAWRFGYPDKRAAILAAHLSLDLLIAPSGFSASYRDSVTVSLRWNRVPSAHYYRVLRTDHPDSLGQVVTDCVDNGCLLRVDPADTLAYYRVLSVFSRNEGGQVYRYESAPSPALRPRRGSRKH